A single Caretta caretta isolate rCarCar2 chromosome 2, rCarCar1.hap1, whole genome shotgun sequence DNA region contains:
- the LOC125630954 gene encoding uncharacterized protein LOC125630954 → MKDRGHKRDPKQCRVKLKELRQAYQKTREANGRSGSEPQTCHFYDELHAILGGSATTTPAVLFDSFNGDGGNTEAGFGDEEDDDEEEVVDSSQQASRETAFPDSQELFLTLDLEPDTPEPTQGCLLHPAGGEGTSAACVSMITGSSPSQRLVKLRKKKKCTHDEMFSELILSSHTDRAQTNVWRQIMSECRKAQNDREERWRAEESKWRAEDRAEAQMWRQHDERRQDSMLRLLEDQTSMLQCMVELQQRQLEHRLPLQPLCNQPPSSPSSIASTPRCPRTRWGGLRRIAQKKEGCHSINYKVVNF, encoded by the exons ccgcgtgaaactgaaggagctgaggcaagcctaccagaaaaccagagaggcgaacggccgctccgggtcagagccccaaacatgccacttctatgatgagctgcatgccattttagggggttcagccaccactaccccagccgtgttgtttgactccttcaatggagatggaggcaatacagaagcaggttttggggatgaagaagatgatgatgaggaggaggttgtagatagctcacagcaagcaagcagagaaaccgcttttcccgacagccaggaactgtttctcaccctggacctggagccagatacccctgagcccacccaaggctgcctcctgcacccagcaggcggagaagggacctccg ctgcatgtgtttcaatgatcacaggatcttctccttcccagaggctagtgaagcttagaaagaaaaaaaaatgcactcacgatgaaatgttctccgagctcatactgtcctcccacactgacagagcacagacgaatgtgtggaggcaaataatgtcagagtgcaggaaagcacaaaatgaccgggaggagaggtggcgggctgaagagagtaagtggcgggctgaagacagggctgaagctcaaatgtggcggcagcatgatgagaggaggcaggattcaatgctgaggctgctggaggaccaaaccagtatgctccagtgtatggttgagctgcagcaaaggcagctggagcacagactgccactacagcccctgtgtaaccaaccgccctcttccccaagttccatagcctccacacccagatgcccaagaacacggtgggggggcctccggaggattgcccaaaaaaaagaaggctgtcattcaataaattataaagttgtaaacttttaa